TAGTGCTGTCGCCGTTGCCATTCAGGTGGTTGGTTTGATCTGGCTGCATGAGTCACATCCTGCTACACTTCTCAACCGGAAACGGAATCGCCTCGTTAAACAAACAGGGAACCACAAGCTCCATACTGGCATAGGGCCCATAAATCTCTCCAGTAAAATCGGCGGGGCCCTGGTGCGGCCGGTGCGCCTGTTCACCACTCAGCCGATTGTGATGGTGGTCGCGCTGTACATGGGCTACCTCTTCGGGACGACGTACCTTCTGCTGGCCACATTTCCAACCGTCTGGGGCACTCAGTATGGGGAGGGTCAAAGCATTGCTGGCCTCAATTATGTCTCAATTGCGATCGGATCGTTTATCGGTCTCTTTCTCAACTTCGTCCTCATCGATCGCATCTATCGAAGtctcaaagaaaagaattcCGGTATTGGAGTACCCGAGTTCCGTATGCCAACCATGTTTATCGGTTCAGGGATGATCACTATAGGTCTCTTCTGGTATGGTTGGAGTGTACAGGGCCACATACACTGGATAATGCCTAACATCGGCgtcgccatcttctccgcggGGACTATGGGATGCTTGCAAGGGATGCAAACCTATATCGTTGACAGCTACACAACCTACGCAGCcagtgccatggctgccTGTGCGCTGCTCCGGAGCTTGGCTGGCTTTGGGTTTCCGCTCTTCGCTCCGTATATGTACAGAGACCTGGGCTACGGATGGGGTACCAGTGTCCTGGCGTTTATCAGTATTGCGATCGGGTTTCCGGCACCTTTGTTGTTTTGGCATTGTGGTGCTAAACTGCGTGCTATGTCCGCGTATGCGTCGGGCTGAAGAACTAATTGGTCATCAATTGAATGTACTCCCATTGGGCATCTGTGCTGAATGAAGTGATAAGCATTGTGTAAGAACTTTCGAAAGCCATGAGATAATCCTTCTAATCCACACTCAACTAATCCGAACATCCGTACCCGGGTGACCGCCGAGCTTCCAGGGAAGAGAATAGCTCCCagaatagatatattatCGATTATAACTTGTGCATTCTGAAGTCGACATGCACAATATGCTAGGCCTACAGCAGATATAGATAGTACAAAGTCGCCATGGCTTGTTGGCTCTTCATATAGATTCTTGGTGGGTGACTGAGAGCGACTTCACATCATCGAACACATCCAGACACTTCGCCGCACGCTCGGGGTCGATTCCACCTTGAGAGGTGGGACCATCGAATATGGCAGCAATCTGTTCAAGAGGGTAACCCTTGGTTTCCGGGTAAAAAAAGTACGCCGTAATCCCAAAAATCAGCAGTACTGCGATGAACACGATGTAGTACTTCCATTCAATAGCGTCCAGGGCAATGGGGTTCACGAATgtattgaagatgattgcACAGATAGAGGCCACCCAAGTCACTGTAAGGCCACGAGCTCGGAGACGGAAAGGCCAAATTTCGCATGGATAGGCAGTTAACAAAGGGGTTCTATGAGAGATCACAATAGTTAGCCTGCATTAGCTCATAATATTTGCATTTGAAGCTTAGAGGGAGAAAAGACTTACAAAGAAAGTCCATAGCctgcaaagaaaataaagagaaacGGTATGACGGCCGCTCCAGTGCTTGCATGTTGAGTAGCTGCGAATGATCCCGAGAGTGCAGTGACGAAGACGTAGCTCACGAACATAACCACAGCAGATGCCAGGAACAGAGGACGACGGCCAAATCGGTCAATGAGGTATGCGCCGGTGATAGCGAATATCAGATTCCACATCTGCATACATGCAGAGATGAGTGTCTGATCTTTCACACTAGTCACTCCCACTGTATCAAGAATGAGCGACAAATAATAAGAGACCACACCATTACCCGCCCATTGCGCAAATATGCCCAAAGTGATGGAGATGAATAGCCGACGTCTATTTCCAGGTGTTTTGAGCATCTCCAAGTAGCTAGCACTGCTCTGTGCCTCCTGCTCAGCTTCAATGGCAGAGGTAATAGTCAACATTTCATAGTTTACCAGCGGTGAGTTTGTATCTCCACCCGCATGGTAACGTGTCAAGATTGTGCGTGCTTCCTCCGGGCGGCCAACTGAAATCAGCCAGCGAGGGCTTTCAGGAGCCAACAGGAACCCCGGCAAGGCGACCAGTGGTAATAaggcttgaagaagcgaCGGTAGTCGCCAGGACCACGACGATGGGTAATCCCGCGACGCGAAGATCACCCACCCTGACACGGTTCCACCTACGTACCATCCAGACATGAAGAGCGAGTTTACAATGCCACGATGGCTAGGATAGGCGATCTCGTTAATCAGGAGCGGAACTGAGTTTCCAAATAATGCGGACGCCACGCCAACAAACAATCGAGCCAGCAAGAATGAAGTCTGATTTGGAGCTGCTGTCTGGAGCGCACAACCAAGACCTAAGAAGAGATAGCCGACATAGACCCCAGGTTTGCGTCCAAATCGATTTGCCAACCACGCCGCAGTTGGGTAGCCAACGCCGCATCCCAGCCAGTATATAGCATTCAGCCATCCAAGACGTACACCAGTAGGATAGTCCAGAAAGTTGTTCCACTGGTCAAGGGCTTGAAGCCCATTCATTAAAGATCCATCGTAGCCATTTGCAGAGGAGAACATCACTAGAGCAAGTATAATCGAgttgagacgaagaagataacCTTGCCTATACCATGCCGGCCCCCCTGTCGGAAGGACAGCtgccagctcttcctccccagcGGGTTTGTTTGTACTCTCGGCTTTAGTAGTCCCCATAGTGTCGGCGGGATAGACGTAAGTGTGCATGAAAAGATCACAGGAaccaaaaagagcaaagaccAGTGTAGGATGGGAAATATATCTCCGAACCCGAGTTCGGGTGAGGGTAAGGCTAGAGGTTCGAGAAGTCCTGTGCTTAAAGTCTTGACGCATTAACCCTCTCAACATTGGCAACTAGCCCGTATTATGCTGGACGGCAGGCGACGTAGAGTGTGGGTCGGGGCCGATTATTGTACGCCGGGAAAGTATATAAACGTTTTCTAGTGTTATGAGACCAGTCATATTCAACATCAAAAGGCGAAATATGTGGAGAAACTTGGGGAAGTGCGGGATACAATTGTGGAGCGATGACCATGCggagagagaaggagagacggagaaacggagaaaaggagagaaggaaaaatggcACATCGGCAGGTCTCCATCCCGATCAATGATAGTCAAGGGTCCCGATCCGGTGTGGAGCATATCCTCCGTCTCTTCTCACGCCGACGGAGAAACACTTCAGAGATGCACTTCGGGAGACCTCCGCCATTCAATCATAACTGAGATCAAGAAAAGTAGCGCAATACTCGGTCTAACTTATGAAACCCATGCGCTTACAAAAAGGAGCCAGATCGACCGCACAGAATGGCAATAATTGACTACCCATCGATATTTTTTCCAAAAGTCCTAGGGCCTCCTACAGACGAAGGAAATCCCATCCGATACGGGTACTATGTCATTTGTCGAGTCCGTCCCGGATAGAGTCGCCAACGGTTTCGATCGCATTGCGACAGCAGATATTGAACAGATTATACAGCAACTAACTCGGGATGAGAAGGTTGCGCTCCTGACCGGTAGGTCGTCCTCGGCAATGCGTTGTTGCAAACATTTTAGAAGACACAAAACTCACTCTCCATTGttattttgtttctaggCGAGGACTTCTGGCACACAGTACCTATTCCACGACTGGGGATCCCATCGATCCGGTTCTCAGATGGTCCGAATGGTTTACGAGGAACAAAGTTCTTTGGCAGCGTACCGTCGGCATGCCTTCCTTGCGGGACAGCTATTGGTGCGACATTCGATCGCGACCTAGCCGTAAGGATTGGGCATCTTCTGGCGGCAGAAGCGAAGGCCAAAGGCGCACATGTGGTCCTGGGTCCAACCATCAACATTCCGCGAGGTCCCCTAGGTGGAAGAGGCTTTGAGTCGTTTTCAGAGGACCCGCTGCTGTCGGGTATCATAGCCGGCAATTACTGTAAAGgcttgaaggagaaaaataTCATTGCAACTCTGAAGCATTTTGTGTGCAATGATCAGGAGCATGAGCGCATGGCGGTAAACTCACTCGTCACAGATCGTGCACTTAGAGAGATATATCTACTGCCGTTCATGACAGCAATTGCTATAGGTGAGCCTGATGCGATCATGACGGCATACAACAAAGTGAATGGTATCCACGCTGCAGAAAGCcccaagcttcttcaggatATTCTCCGGGGAGAATGGGGCTGGGATGGCTTATTGATGAGTGACTGGTAAGACCCACGAGTATTGTCATTACTCACGCTTATACCCTGTCCCTGACCATATATCGTTCTACGGCTAGGTTCGGAACGTATAGCACGACAGAATCCATTCAAGCCAGTCTTGACCTGGAAATGCCTGGTCCAACGCGTTGGCGCGGCAGTGCTCTCGCACATGTCATTACAGCCAATAAGGTATCCATGGCCACCGTCAACGCGCGCGTTCGGGCTGTCCTCAGATTAGTGCAGAAGGCCAGTCGATCGGGAATTCCCGAACGAGCTCCAGAGGGGCAATTGAATCGGGAGGAGGACAGGCGCCTGCTAAGAAAGATTGCTTCAGAGGCCATCGTCCTCATGAAGAACGAGGAGGGCATTCTCCCACTAGACAAGCGGAGGCGGGTC
This window of the Aspergillus oryzae RIB40 DNA, chromosome 8 genome carries:
- a CDS encoding uncharacterized protein (predicted transporter (major facilitator superfamily)), with the translated sequence MGTTKAESTNKPAGEEELAAVLPTGGPAWYRQGYLLRLNSIILALVMFSSANGYDGSLMNGLQALDQWNNFLDYPTGVRLGWLNAIYWLGCGVGYPTAAWLANRFGRKPGVYVGYLFLGLGCALQTAAPNQTSFLLARLFVGVASALFGNSVPLLINEIAYPSHRGIVNSLFMSGWYVGGTVSGWVIFASRDYPSSWSWRLPSLLQALLPLVALPGFLLAPESPRWLISVGRPEEARTILTRYHAGGDTNSPLVNYEMLTITSAIEAEQEAQSSASYLEMLKTPGNRRRLFISITLGIFAQWAGNGVVSYYLSLILDTVGVTSVKDQTLISACMQMWNLIFAITGAYLIDRFGRRPLFLASAVVMFVSYVFVTALSGSFAATQHASTGAAVIPFLFIFFAGYGLSLTPLLTAYPCEIWPFRLRARGLTVTWVASICAIIFNTFVNPIALDAIEWKYYIVFIAVLLIFGITAYFFYPETKGYPLEQIAAIFDGPTSQGGIDPERAAKCLDVFDDVKSLSVTHQESI
- a CDS encoding MFS transporter (synaptic vesicle transporter SVOP and related transporters (major facilitator superfamily)); the encoded protein is MTTQQSNAQDLEAARSKSDDPTKQFDPDFVTWDGPEDPENPKNWPRRAKWRNTVAVSIFTFISPVSSSMVAPALSQLGADLNMQSDIEVELALSIFILAYAIGPLFFGPASEVYGRVRLLQISNLWYFAWNLGCGFAQTSAQLFVFRFLAGIGGSAPVALGGAAIGDIWTPEERGKAMGIYTLAPILGPVVGPIAGGFIAEYTTWRWVFWSSSAVAVAIQVVGLIWLHESHPATLLNRKRNRLVKQTGNHKLHTGIGPINLSSKIGGALVRPVRLFTTQPIVMVVALYMGYLFGTTYLLLATFPTVWGTQYGEGQSIAGLNYVSIAIGSFIGLFLNFVLIDRIYRSLKEKNSGIGVPEFRMPTMFIGSGMITIGLFWYGWSVQGHIHWIMPNIGVAIFSAGTMGCLQGMQTYIVDSYTTYAASAMAACALLRSLAGFGFPLFAPYMYRDLGYGWGTSVLAFISIAIGFPAPLLFWHCGAKLRAMSAYASG